The proteins below come from a single Necator americanus strain Aroian chromosome V, whole genome shotgun sequence genomic window:
- a CDS encoding hypothetical protein (NECATOR_CHRV.G21178.T1) gives MFRLIRVVVVLLASTSISFAAKTSNQLISLHEENWTEIMKGEWMVEFHAPWCPACKDLQKAWNAFADWSKDLNIKVGEVDVTVNPGLSGRFLVTALPTIYHVKDGVFRVYTGPRDKNDFITFIEDKRWRNIDPVPDYKHPNSKQMAVVAVFFKLSMAVRDLHNHLVEEKGVPSWASYSLFAGVTLALGCILGFFIVLIIDQVFPTGSKKAAVSSKKDVKKDSNGSVKKSEETKKKDGSNSPKSSTETKKSK, from the exons ATGTTTCGCCTGATCCGAGTTGTAGTGGTGCTCTTGGCTTCCACCAGCATCTCTTTCGCCGCGAAGACGTCAAACCAGCTCATCTCACTTCATGAAGAGAACTGGACTGAGATAATGAAAGGAGAGTGGATGGTAGAATT TCATGCTCCATGGTGTCCAGCTTGTAAAGATCTTCAGAAAGCTTGGAACGCCTTTGCGGATTGGTCAAAAGACCTCAATATCAAG GTTGGTGAAGTGGATGTAACTGTCAATCCCGGTCTTTCTGGTCGTTTCCTAGTCACTGCCCTACCAACAATTTACCA TGTCAAAGACGGTGTGTTCCGCGTTTACACTGGTCCAAGAGACAAGAATGACTTCATTACTTTTATCGAAGATAAGAGATGGCGCAACATAGATCCTGTTCCCGACTACAAGCACCCCAACAGCAAACA GATGGCTGTAGTGGCTGTGTTCTTCAAACTGTCCATGGCTGTGCGTGATCTTCACAATCACCTTGTCGAAGAAAAAGGAGTACCTTCATGGGCTTCCTACTCACTGTTTGCCGGGGTTACTCTTGCCCTTGGATGTATCCTAGGATTT TTCATTGTCCTCATCATTGACCAAGTTTTCCCTACTGGATCCAAAAAAGCCGCTGTTTCCTCGAAGAAAGATGTCAAAAAAGACTCGAATGGATCAGTTAAGAaat cggaagaaacaaaaaagaaggatggcaGCAACTCACCGAAGTCCTCAACAGAGACGAAGAAGTCTAAATAA